One window of Medicago truncatula cultivar Jemalong A17 chromosome 2, MtrunA17r5.0-ANR, whole genome shotgun sequence genomic DNA carries:
- the LOC11430342 gene encoding uncharacterized protein, with the protein MSSIFPLMVLLLLVANAVTVVNSIPNREFDSMLNTLRSRGYHLFCNAILTSDLRIDLLDPNSNATNSFTFFAPTDSSLFALDMTQTASSYTDTLRYHIIPRRLTLSELRLLPNGYTLPTMLSTRRISFTRRSGSSSVTTVGGVEVAFPGLFYGRHVTVHGLAGILNVRSVDFTSPAPAPVNPIHSPDHRHFTPRRIPHSPEKQNQTVLDPVPRSVSFNVTGRQGGGSSHAVEAPVKPPAPEPAQSPEIGRIHVHSSVNFGTAPSAAPVLSPQHSDSGISFPPEGYSEAEAPAPAPVGLEAVVQKKKKNRRVSLMEMSEKSEALDGVRKCESVAVGLKEHISDIDGVGHMQCYAA; encoded by the coding sequence ATGAGTTCGATTTTTCCTCTTATGgtgcttcttcttcttgttgctAACGCCGTCACGGTGGTGAATTCAATCCCCAACAGAGAATTCGATTCAATGCTCAACACTCTCCGATCACGCGGTTACCACCTCTTCTGCAATGCAATCCTCACCTCCGATCTTCGAATCGATCTTCTTGATCCAAATTCAAACGCCAcaaactctttcactttcttcgcTCCCACTGATTCTTCACTCTTCGCTCTCGACATGACGCAAACTGCGTCGTCTTACACCGATACTCTCCGTTATCATATCATTCCACGCCGTCTCACTCTTTCTGAGCTTCGTCTTCTTCCTAACGGTTACACGCTCCCTACGATGTTATCCACGCGCCGTATTTCGTTCACGCGCCGATCTGGTTCTTCTTCTGTTACGACTGTTGGCGGTGTGGAAGTTGCTTTTCCGGGATTATTTTACGGTCGTCATGTTACTGTGCACGGTCTTGCTGGAATTCTTAATGTTAGATCGGTTGATTTCACTTCTCCGGCGCCGGCGCCGGTAAATCCGATTCATTCACCAGATCACCGTCATTTCACTCCAAGAAGGATTCCGCATTCGCCGGAAAAGCAAAATCAAACGGTTCTTGATCCGGTTCCAAGATCGGTTTCGTTCAATGTTACAGGAAGGCAAGGCGGCGGCTCTAGTCATGCGGTTGAAGCTCCGGTAAAACCACCAGCACCGGAACCAGCGCAATCGCCGGAAATTGGAAGGATTCACGTTCATTCTTCGGTGAATTTCGGTACCGCTCCTTCTGCTGCGCCCGTTTTGTCTCCACAACATTCTGATTCAGGTATATCTTTTCCACCGGAGGGATATTCCGAGGCGGAGGCTCCTGCTCCGGCACCGGTGGGTCTGGAAGCGGTGgtgcagaagaagaagaagaatagaaGAGTTTCGTTGATGGAAATGTCCGAGAAATCAGAAGCGTTGGATGGAGTGAGAAAGTGTGAAAGTGTAGCCGTTGGATTGAAAGAGCACATAAGTGATATTGATGGTGTTGGTCACATGCAGTGCTATGCAGCATAG